A window of Halovivax gelatinilyticus genomic DNA:
TCTCAGAGTCGACGTCGTTCCAGCCGTCGTCGTAGTGGTACAGCCCCACGTCGTCGACGGTGGCGCCGGCCGGCAGCGCGTCCTCGTCTACCGCCAGCTCGATCGTCGCGTGTTCGATCGTCCCCTCGTCGAGGTAGTGCCCTACCAGGCCGTCGAGGTCGGCGGTCAGGAAGCCGACCCCGAGTTCCTCGCCGCCGAGGTTGGCGTCGACGGCGTTCTCCGAGAGGGCGACGTAGAGGTCCTCCTCGGTGAACGCGGCGTCCTCGACGAGTTCGAAGTCGATCGAGGTTCCGGTTTCGGCGATCTCGATCGTGCCGTCGGCGAGGGTGAAGCCGGTGTGGATCACGACCGAGGCGGTGTCTTCTCCGACGTTTCCGGCGCGGTCCGTCCCGGTGACGGTGACTTCGTACTCGCCGGAGTCGCCGAACTCGAGCGTTCCCTCGAACGTCGTGTTCTGCCCGTCGGTCGGTTCGAGCTCGACCGGATCGAGCTGGGCCGTCGACGGATCGGTGAACTCGACGTCGACCGTCGGCGGTTCGACCAGCGGCGCGTCGCTCTCGACGACGATCGTGGCATCCTCGTCGTCGACGTCTTCGATGCTGACCGACATCGACGGATCGTCCCGGTCGATCGTGAGCGCCCCGTCCCAGGCGTCCGTGTCGAACGTGCCTCGTTCGTCGACGGCGACCACGGAGAGATCGTAGCGCCCGTCGTCTGGAAGATCGTCGAGCGGGACTGACGCACTCCAGGTCTCTCCGCTCGCGAGCGCGTCCAGATCGGATTCTGTCGCGGGCTCGAGAACGGTGTAACTCGTCTCTTGGGATGATACCTGGAGCGTCACCGACTCCAGGTCGAGATCCGCGGCGACGTCGACCTCGACGGTGGCCTCGTCGCTCGCGTAGACGAGGTCGACGTCGGCGTCCGCATCGAGCCCGGTCGAGGCGCCTTCGACGCCGGCGATCGTCGCTTCGACGGTCGGGGCGGTGACGGTCAGTTCGCCGACCGAGCGCTCACCGAGTTCGAGCTCGTAGGTGCCGACCTCGTCGATGGTGGCCGAGACGTTGATGGCGCCGAGGTGGTAGAAGCCGGGGGCGAGTTCGACCTCCCGAGTACCGAGGACGGTCTCTTCGTCCGTCTCGGTGTTGGTGGCGACGAGTTCGATCTCCTCTGGGCCATCGATCGTTCCGTTCTGGTAGATACTTCCGACGACGTGGAATTCGCCGACGCCTTCGACGACCTCGTCTTCGGACGCGGAGGCGGCGATAACCTGGATATCGGACGTTGCTGGGAGCACTTCGATAGTGCCGGCGTAACGGTCGCCGAGTTCGAGGTCGTACGTTCCGGGATCGTCGATGGTGTTCGAGATGTTGATGGCGCCGAGGTGGTAGAAGCCGGGTGCGAGTTCGACCTCCTGGCTGCCGAGGCTGATCTCGTCGTCCGTCTCGGTGTTGTTCGCGACGAGTTCGATCTCCTCCGTGCCGCCGGTGGTCCCGGCCTGATAGATACTCCCGACGACGTGGAACTCGTCTTCGCCGTCGACGATCTCGTCTTCGGAGGCGGAGGCGGCGATGACCTGGATATCGGAGTAGGCCTCTTCGACTTCGATGGTACCGGCGTAACGGTCGCCGAGTTCGAGATCGTAGGTGCCGGCCTGGTCGATGGTGGTGGAGATGTTGATGGCGCCGAGGTGGTAGAAGCCGGAGGCGAGTTCGACCTCCTGGCTGCCGAGGCTGATCTCGTCGTCCGTCTCAGTGTTGTTCGCGACGAGTTCGATCTCCTCCGTGCCGCCGATGGTCCCGGCCTGGTAGATACTGCCGACGACGTGGAACTCGTCAACACCTGCGACGATCTCGTCTTCGGAGGCGGAGGCGGCGATCACCTGGACGTCGGAGTAGGCTTCTTCGACCTCGATCGTACCGGCGTCGCGGTCGCCGAGTTCGAGATCGTAGGTACCGGCCTGGTCGATGGTGGTCGAGATGTTGATCCCGCCGAGGTGGTAGAAGCCGGGGGCGAGTTCGACTTCCTGGCTGCCGAGGACGATCTCTTCGCCCGTCTCGGTGTTGGTGGCGACGAGGTCGATCTCCTCTATACCTTCAATGGTTCCGGCCTGGTAGATGCTCCCGAGGACGTGGAACTCGTCGACGCCCGCGACGATCTCGTCTTCGGACGCGGAGGCGGCGATGACGTCGATCTCGGAGTACGCTTCCTCCACGACGATCTCGCCCGCGCCGTGACCGCCGAGTTCGAGATCGTAGGTGCCGGGATCGTCGATCTGGAAGTCGATCTCGATCGCACCGAGGTGGTAGTACCCCGATTCGAGCGTGACCTCCTGACTACCCAGGTGCGTTTCCTCGCTCGAATTCTGGTCGATGGCGACGAGATCGATCTCCTCGGTCCCGCTATCACCGGCCTGGTAGATACTTCCGGTGACGTTGGCCTCCTCACCTTCGAGCATTTCGATCTCCGAAACCGTCGCGGCGATGACCTGGATGTCCGAGGGCGACTCGTCGACGCCGACCGTGCCGACGTCGTAATCGCCGAGGGTGAGATCGTACGTGCCGGCGTCGTCGATCGACGTGGTGATGTTGAGCCCGCCGAGGTGGTAGAAGCCGGGTTCGAGTTCGACGGACTGGTTTCCGAGGTGAATCTCCTCACCGCTCTCGTTGTTCGTCGCGACGAGGTCGATCTCCTGTGAGTCGTCGACGGTTCCGTTCTGATAGATGCTGCCGACGACGTGGAACTCTTCACCCTCCGTGAGGACCATTTCAGAGACCGACGCGGCGACGACCTGGACGTCGGAGTAGGCTTCTTCGACCTCGATGGTACCGGCGGGGCGGTCGCCGAGTTCGAGGTCGTAGGTGCCGGCGTCGTCGACGGTGGTGGTGATGTTGATGGCGCCGAGGTGGTAGTAGCCCGGTTCGAGTTCGACATCCTGGCTGCCGAGGACGGTTTCTTCGCCGTCGTCGTCGACTGCGACGAGGTCGATCGTCTCGGATCCGCCGATCGTTCCGCTCTGGTAGATGCTGCCGATGACGGAGAACTCGCCTTCTCCGGCGACGATCTCGTCTTCGGAGGCGGAGGCGGCGATGACCTGGATGTCGGAGTAGGCTTCCTCGACTTCGATGGTGCCGGCGGGGCGGTCGCCGAGTTCGAGGTCGTACGTTCCGGGATCGTCGACGGTGGTGGTGATGTTGATGGCGCCGAGGTGGTAGTAGCCGGGTTCGAGTTCGACTTCCTGGCTGCCGAGGACGGTCTCTTCGCCGTCGTCGTCGACTGCGACGAGGTCGATCGTCTCGGATCCGCCGATCGTTCCGCTCTGGTAGATGCTGCCGATGACGGAGAACTCGTCTTCGCCGGCGACGACCTCGTCTTCGGAGGCGGAGGCGGCGATGACCTGGATGTCGGAGTAGGCTTCTTCGACTTCGATGGTACCGGCGGGGCGGTCGCCGAGTTCGAGATCGTAGGTGCCGGGATCGTCGATGGTGTTCGAGATGTTGATGGCGCCGAGGTGGTAGAAGCCGGGGGCGAGTTCGACCTCCCGAGTACCGAGGCTGATTTCGTCGTCCGTCTCGGTGTTGTTGGCGACGAGTTCGATCTCTTCTGGGCCGCCGGTGGTCCCGGCCTGATAGATACTCCCGACGACGTGGAACTCGTCTTCGCCGGCGACGATCTCGGTTTCGGAGGCGGAGGCGGCGATGACCTGGATGTCGGAGTAGGCTTCCTCGACTTCGATGGTGCCGGCGGGGCGGTCGCCGAGTTCGAGGTCGTACGTTCCGGGATCGTCGACGGTGGTGGTGATGTTGATGGCGCCGAGGTGGTAGTAGCCGGGTTCGAGTTCGACTTCCTGGCTGCCGAGGACGGTCTCTTCGCCGTCGTCGTCGATTGCGACGAGGTCGATCGTCTCGGATCCGCCGATCGTTCCGCTCTGGTAGATGCTGCCGATGACGGAGAACTCGTCTTCTCCGGCGACGATCTCGTCTTCGGAGGCGGAGGCGGCGATGACCTGGATGTCGGAGTAGGCTTCTTCGACTTCGATGGTACCGGCGGGGCGGTCGCCGAGTTCGAGATCGTAGGTGCCGGCCTGGTCGATGGTGTTCGAGATGTTGATGGCGCCGAGGTGGTAGAAGCCGGGGGCGAGTTCGACCTCCTGGCTTCCGAGAACGGTTTCGTTGCCGGTCTCCGTATTGGTCGCGACGAGTTCGATCGTCTCCGGCCCGGCGTCGGTGCCCGCCTGGTAGATGCTGCCGACGACGTGGAACTCGTCTTCGCCGGCGACGATCTCGGTCTCGGAGGTCGACGCGGCGATGACCTGGATGTCCGACTCCTCGTCCGTCACCGTCACTTCGCCGACGAACACATCGTTCACGGAGAGCGAGACCGTCGCGTTCGTCGCCCCGTCTAGGACGTCTTCGGTCGGCGTCCACGTGAGCGATTCACCGCGTGTGACGCTACCGGCCGCCACGTTAGCGGTCGTCGAGTCGACCGAACCGTCTCCGATCTGTTCGCCGTAGCCATCCTCGACGAAGAGTTCGAGCGTTTCCTCGCCGTCGACGTCGCCGTCGTTCAATAGATCGACGTCCACCGTGAGCGTCTCGCCGAGGCCGACGGTCTCGTCGACGCTCGTCCCGAAGACGATCACGTTCGCCGGGGCGAGGACGTCGACCGTGCCGGCGTCGAAATCGCCGACGGAGACGTCGTATTCGCCGGGTTCGTCGAACGTGTGGGTAAATTCGATACCGGTAGTCTCGTTCTGCTCCAGATCGACCGTCACCGTGTCGACGGTCGTATCGTCTACCTCGAGTGCCACCGTCACGTTGCCGTCCGACCCGCCGACGTTCTCGACATCGGCGGTGATCGTCACGTTCTCGCCCGCGACGAGTTCGTCGGGACTCAGATCGACGTTCGAGACCGACGCGACGGGCACCGGCCCCTCGCTGAACGCGCCGAATGTGGAGAACTCGGTCACGTTCTCGGCCCAGACGTACTGTTCGGTCGTGTTGACGCCACTGACGTAGGCCTCCTCCGCCGGGGATGACCAGCTTTCGTTCAGCCGCCAGATCTCGAGCGTCGATTCGTCCATCCCGGTCACGTCCGCGGCGTCGTAGTGGACGTGCAGTTGTGCCAGGTGAGGCACGTCGCCGCTTGCGGTCACGTTAACGAACGCACCGATCGGGGTGCGCTCATCGGGGAGCGTCTCTGGCGTAGACGTCCCGTCGATCACGACGTCCTGTGCCTCGAACGAGAACGTCGTCCCGCCGAGGACGATCGATTCGAAGGCGGTGTCCGTCGCCGAACCGACCGAGACGTCGGTTTCGCTGTCGGTGACCGTCACGTTCGACAGGGTGTTGTCCGTACCGGCGATCGAGAGCCCGACGGTCGCGCCGTCGACCGTGACGTCCGACACCTGATTGTTCGTCGGCGACCCGAACATACCCACGCCCGTAGAGGCGTTGGTGATCGAGACGCCCGAGACGGCGCTGTCGGCGGCCGAACCGGAGACGCTGATGCCGGTTCCAGTGACGTCCTCGACGGTCAGGTTCGTGACGGTCGTCCCGTCGCCGAAAATCGACAGCCCGCCCTGGGCTCCCGTGACCTGGACGTTCGTGAACGTGTTGTCGTAGTTATCACTTGGTGCAAGGTAGACGGCGCTCGCGGTTCCACCGGTGACGGTCACGTCGGTGAACTCGTTGTTCTCCGCGTTGCTCGAGATGCTGACTGCACGTCCATCGCTGTCCACGTACGTAACGTCGGTAAACTCGCTGTAGACGGCATTACTGAGCCCAATAGCGTCTTCGTCGGTGTCGGCGACAGTCACCGACTCGAAGGTATTCCCCCGAACGGGCGGGTCGGTACTCACGCTTGTAAGGGAAATCGCCGTTCCGTGCTCGCCACTCGCGGTCACGTTCGACAACGAGTTCCAGTCCCCGTTGACGCGAATGTCGTGCCAGCCGTTGCCGGAGACGTTCACCCCGTCGAACGTGTCGCCGTTCGACGACTCGAGGTTCAGGCCGTATCGGTCGTTGTCGTGGGCTTCGACGTCGACGAGCGTGTTCGACGACGAACCGCTGGCCGTTCGGATACCGGCGACGCCATCGGAGGCGCTCACCCCGATGAACTCGTTGTTGCTCGCGGCCCAGCCGAGGTTGATCGAACCCGGGTTGGAGCCAGCACTCTGCTCAGTGTCGTACGCGGTGACGTTGGTGAAGACGTTCCCGCTGGCCGCACTGTGGGAGAATCCACCCACGATGAGCGCTCGGCTTTCGGTGTAGCGAACCGTGAGGTTCGTCACCTCGTTGTCGTGCGCGTTAGCGAACTCGGCACCAGTATCTCCGTTCTCGACGAGCACGTCCGTGACCACGCCGTCACTTCCAGAGAAGTACAATCCGGTGTCCCAACCGTCTAGCGTCACGTCCTCGACGGTGACGTCGTCCACCCCGTCGACGTGGATGCCATACTGAGATTCGTTGTCGTCCACGCCGACGCCCTGGATCGTGTGCCCGTTGCCGTCGAAGTGCACGTCGCTCGCGGTGATCTGGATACAGGTGTTGGATCCCGCGAGATCGCCGGTCAGCGTGTAGTTGCCCGGCATCGAGATCGTCGTACAGGTGCCGATCTCGATGGTCTCGCCCGTGAGGATTGCCACCTGCTCGGTGATCAACTCGTCCTCGCTCCGGACGGTGACGTAGTCCAGGCCGGCGTCCGCACTCGTCGTCGACCAGGTGAGCGTCAGCGTCTCATCGTCGCCCTCGGCCAGGGTGACGTCCTGGCTGTCGACCGTACTCCCGTCGAAGTCCTCGAGTTCGATCGTCTGGGTTCCCGTCTCCCCACCCGCGTTGGTGACAGTGACGTCGATCACGAGGTCGTCGCTCGCGTCCACCGGCGAGTTCGTGTCGTCGATCGCCACGTCGAAGTGCGCGTCGAGCGGCGCCGCATCGACGGGGTCCTCGTCGAGGAACGGCTCGTAGTCGATGGCCGTTCCGACCGAGTCACCCTGTCCGGTACCCTCGCCACTCGGGCCACTTTCGTGACCCCACCAGTTGTTGGTGGCGTCCAGACACGGCCCATCGTAGAGCCCTTCACACGAATCTTCAACGTAGGTGACGCCGTCAGCGTTACCCGAGATGCTGTTGTACACGATCAGGACGTCGTCAGACTCGTCGAGATCCTCGAGAACCGCGATCCCTGTTCCCGGGTTGTTCCAGATCGCGTTTTCGGTGACCACGACGTCCGAAAACGCCGGGCTTAATCCACCGTCGACGTCCAGTGAGAGGCCGTCCTCATTGTTCGAGATCGTGTTCGA
This region includes:
- a CDS encoding right-handed parallel beta-helix repeat-containing protein, giving the protein MLTSVFAPVGAAGATGVDDGTENGEADGLVSTGLDAEGTNSTSVAGDDGDDAGDGDGASGSDGDDGATNGSDESDGGDGTASESGNASDLDPVQTTSTSTQSCDLTVEDGESIQNAIDAAAPGDTICVETGVYQGELDIATDGLTLVGVGDTPTLSRSWGDNVGISVTAENVTIENFRVEHYDSHGIRLNGAHGAIVENVDVTNSPIGIEVGGADGVEIKDSSIDGNDVGVEVDIASDVQILNNEFEGSGSAIAAIDSEGIVVTDNLFDDVREHGAGTLVVDGSTDVSVDANSFENSRDGIDIVESTGVTVDANTFVDNWEGIEIADSTDVTLSNNVIADNERTTNPETPSVLVAESGGVTLDSNNISGGNFGVDVVLQNATNAQLVDNEFETGILLEGEILDHFVHTVDGNTVDGAALVYSAGETAPAVDESAGQHIFVDATDLVVEDHAFEGSAAPLQIAFSDDAEVRNNTVSGATIEEWGDAGALAIHASNGAIVEANTVSDNLDHGLSLSGSTDAIVRENVVTNNGEVGIYVADATGGTVTNNSATANGRDGIRVSGADATVVEDNDASENNVYGIRVVGGDDVEVVANDAADNGADGIRVVDATGVQVSENSLDGNDESGIHVLGSVGGTFAENEVTNNAAGIVLEGADGGVVEHNNVTGNSDFTQGDDVTDGNAIWIVDSNDVVVEANDAIDNDDGIVIDDSEAITVTTNTANDNGHTHFGTGFYVTNSVDVTLLDNTAIANSKHGIFVETSNGTIVENTTSSGQAVDLVLRESTNAEVRDNTFERGLFLDGDELDHYLHTIETTNTAGGAPIHYVSGAIDPAMPSNPGQVIFVDTTDLHVNGLEIDGTAVGVQVAYSDGAEFTDNTVTNSTYRSIRGFTMTQPGGIGVYESTDVVIQYNVVTDNDRNGLRVEHSDGVVVSDNTANDNGRHGISVEGSTDAEVSANDVNGNDVSNAGIGISVRGSPGTTVADNDLVANSDGISVWDSPGIVITENYVADGWQPITVRNSDSALVDSNVVEDGTGVSIRLLDSDGTALNNTVTGGTNHGIYTNQADVTIEENHIENAGASGIAINGNGDRSSYATLVNNTVTASEDHGIWVRNVLDGTTIHGNTVTDAGSNGIHFSSSNSWWITEDLDLHDNTISGAAGYGINLHRAEGVVEHNEITDNGDGGIRATHQANDVEIAWNTVTDNPSHGIVVDGADELSAHNNTASNNHADLFLDEATDTIAHDNTFQTGVLIEGDESHFEHEFNGSTVNGGPIKVFLGDDDHTFGADVGQLIVAFADDVDVGGVNVGDDLASIQITESGDVDVDDLSLADGLGLHVTNSGNVSVTESTVAGGTPAAIYVESSGSVTVTNTAVDPGLGSGIWLEDVGSVDVQQTDVTERDGTGIHVHTAETVLLHDISVLDGASTGVWIEDVDDATLTDGTISGNDGDGLVMRGVVAPLIEHVTVAGSGGDGVVFGEWGYNSVDGAQLTSVEIVDNDGVGLAISQSDDVHAENATIENNGVGIDISSASGFELTESAVRNNDGDGVYGVGLSNLVIADSVIADNAGHGLDLTQSGSGGGFLIESNTISNNEDGLSLDVDGGLSPAFSDVVVTENAIWNNPGTGIAVLEDLDESDDVLIVYNSISGNADGVTYVEDSCEGLYDGPCLDATNNWWGHESGPSGEGTGQGDSVGTAIDYEPFLDEDPVDAAPLDAHFDVAIDDTNSPVDASDDLVIDVTVTNAGGETGTQTIELEDFDGSTVDSQDVTLAEGDDETLTLTWSTTSADAGLDYVTVRSEDELITEQVAILTGETIEIGTCTTISMPGNYTLTGDLAGSNTCIQITASDVHFDGNGHTIQGVGVDDNESQYGIHVDGVDDVTVEDVTLDGWDTGLYFSGSDGVVTDVLVENGDTGAEFANAHDNEVTNLTVRYTESRALIVGGFSHSAASGNVFTNVTAYDTEQSAGSNPGSINLGWAASNNEFIGVSASDGVAGIRTASGSSSNTLVDVEAHDNDRYGLNLESSNGDTFDGVNVSGNGWHDIRVNGDWNSLSNVTASGEHGTAISLTSVSTDPPVRGNTFESVTVADTDEDAIGLSNAVYSEFTDVTYVDSDGRAVSISSNAENNEFTDVTVTGGTASAVYLAPSDNYDNTFTNVQVTGAQGGLSIFGDGTTVTNLTVEDVTGTGISVSGSAADSAVSGVSITNASTGVGMFGSPTNNQVSDVTVDGATVGLSIAGTDNTLSNVTVTDSETDVSVGSATDTAFESIVLGGTTFSFEAQDVVIDGTSTPETLPDERTPIGAFVNVTASGDVPHLAQLHVHYDAADVTGMDESTLEIWRLNESWSSPAEEAYVSGVNTTEQYVWAENVTEFSTFGAFSEGPVPVASVSNVDLSPDELVAGENVTITADVENVGGSDGNVTVALEVDDTTVDTVTVDLEQNETTGIEFTHTFDEPGEYDVSVGDFDAGTVDVLAPANVIVFGTSVDETVGLGETLTVDVDLLNDGDVDGEETLELFVEDGYGEQIGDGSVDSTTANVAAGSVTRGESLTWTPTEDVLDGATNATVSLSVNDVFVGEVTVTDEESDIQVIAASTSETEIVAGEDEFHVVGSIYQAGTDAGPETIELVATNTETGNETVLGSQEVELAPGFYHLGAINISNTIDQAGTYDLELGDRPAGTIEVEEAYSDIQVIAASASEDEIVAGEDEFSVIGSIYQSGTIGGSETIDLVAIDDDGEETVLGSQEVELEPGYYHLGAINITTTVDDPGTYDLELGDRPAGTIEVEEAYSDIQVIAASASETEIVAGEDEFHVVGSIYQAGTTGGPEEIELVANNTETDDEISLGTREVELAPGFYHLGAINISNTIDDPGTYDLELGDRPAGTIEVEEAYSDIQVIAASASEDEVVAGEDEFSVIGSIYQSGTIGGSETIDLVAVDDDGEETVLGSQEVELEPGYYHLGAINITTTVDDPGTYDLELGDRPAGTIEVEEAYSDIQVIAASASEDEIVAGEGEFSVIGSIYQSGTIGGSETIDLVAVDDDGEETVLGSQDVELEPGYYHLGAINITTTVDDAGTYDLELGDRPAGTIEVEEAYSDVQVVAASVSEMVLTEGEEFHVVGSIYQNGTVDDSQEIDLVATNNESGEEIHLGNQSVELEPGFYHLGGLNITTSIDDAGTYDLTLGDYDVGTVGVDESPSDIQVIAATVSEIEMLEGEEANVTGSIYQAGDSGTEEIDLVAIDQNSSEETHLGSQEVTLESGYYHLGAIEIDFQIDDPGTYDLELGGHGAGEIVVEEAYSEIDVIAASASEDEIVAGVDEFHVLGSIYQAGTIEGIEEIDLVATNTETGEEIVLGSQEVELAPGFYHLGGINISTTIDQAGTYDLELGDRDAGTIEVEEAYSDVQVIAASASEDEIVAGVDEFHVVGSIYQAGTIGGTEEIELVANNTETDDEISLGSQEVELASGFYHLGAINISTTIDQAGTYDLELGDRYAGTIEVEEAYSDIQVIAASASEDEIVDGEDEFHVVGSIYQAGTTGGTEEIELVANNTETDDEISLGSQEVELAPGFYHLGAINISNTIDDPGTYDLELGDRYAGTIEVLPATSDIQVIAASASEDEVVEGVGEFHVVGSIYQNGTIDGPEEIELVATNTETDEETVLGTREVELAPGFYHLGAINVSATIDEVGTYELELGERSVGELTVTAPTVEATIAGVEGASTGLDADADVDLVYASDEATVEVDVAADLDLESVTLQVSSQETSYTVLEPATESDLDALASGETWSASVPLDDLPDDGRYDLSVVAVDERGTFDTDAWDGALTIDRDDPSMSVSIEDVDDEDATIVVESDAPLVEPPTVDVEFTDPSTAQLDPVELEPTDGQNTTFEGTLEFGDSGEYEVTVTGTDRAGNVGEDTASVVIHTGFTLADGTIEIAETGTSIDFELVEDAAFTEEDLYVALSENAVDANLGGEELGVGFLTADLDGLVGHYLDEGTIEHATIELAVDEDALPAGATVDDVGLYHYDDGWNDVDSEIVYDGDDPFLTADVHGFSTYGALVLDEDAPVLTNVSPTDGDELDAGTDEVTVRFEYDDEQSGVDVGSIELEIDGTDVTTDDATSITSSWTEHVLTVEDGESYEATLTVADEAGNEATFETTFAVDEPAGIPEPPEDDDDDDGSDDGTDESDDDESDDAGDDEDSAVGDDDQSGTGADDGDEPPEHDDADDPADDGQQPPESDDADDDDGIPGFGPLVALFALVLALSAGLVIGRAKRGGAQPRR